A stretch of the Denticeps clupeoides chromosome 6, fDenClu1.1, whole genome shotgun sequence genome encodes the following:
- the aff4 gene encoding AF4/FMR2 family member 4 isoform X1, producing MASYVGNMNREDRNVLRMKERERRNQEIQQGGEAFPASSPLFPEPIKVSSKEDKLSSRIQSMLGNYDEMKETISEPPISKLMIKGSGSSSSEEKPGQSLYPEQRGGSSSSSSGQAGGSNSKWTPVGPAPSTSSSTSSSSQSQKRSGLQGGPGGSQRGGASSSSGSSSSSSSSSSSSSSSCSSQRHEREYNSSSSNKKSSKHSSEHSKSHTSSPAKGSMGPGHSRSMGSETQGKERYRPKSPREREPSWDSPSRVHTSSFPSGQHSSQTFPPSLMSKPGSMLQKPTAYVRPMDGQETVEPKASIDVYTGQSHSSSMGEMKSNGKASLTKLKIPTQPVEHHPGHTGSMSGDASCVDEILKEMTQSWPPPLTAIHTPCKTEPSKFPFPTKDTQHSSFNSGGHGKRGITGKSSSSTPAPKDGENTRLEDDLKLSSSEDSDAEQDPAKPASRSAPQSQVPEVVDNSREDSSSHTGSESSSASDSESESSSTDSETNEQPRPASPEPEQPTANKWQLDNWFKVSRVPKFSPASPVDGNNVPTKNRKEGRETGSGRVYSGQSGSKDTGTPTPGRDLRAAQKGSEGSRGRQKSPAQSEGNAGQRRTVGKKQPKKSEKPPVVEEPKGGLKVESETPQDIPTPRNKAPIKGPRKLNPRKEPKSSPRQAPDKRKTKAPTKTSREKSREFVDSSSSDSEGNESVPSSSQTPKYAEGIGTPLLTPPGEELLSPISELEDRYPTRLLVTIDLTLLSRVPGRLYEDLEQVKTERDGTADRDGKELQKQTIERVSTKAKRKHKNDDEGLKPENKKSRLEEKPSSHHKSSNKDSKRVLEKDKESIPSPSLPALQRTPKAEHPSRKRTASQSSTSLSSGASSGKEGGHSTKNGSASKHRKSEDKQSRSTREGKDKASKLSDNQLAVQPLTSDGPKSARSRLIFEDRVHSADHYLQEAKKLKHNADALMDRFEKAVYYLDAVVSFIECGNALEKSAQEAKSPFPMYAETVELIKYTMKLKSYMAPDATSADKRLAVLCLRCQSLLYLRLFKLRKESALKYSKTLTEHLKNSLSNTQAPSPGMGNKGAGMPSPVSPKLSPGSAGSYSSSSSNPSSSSSVTIPQRIHQMAASYVQVTSNFLYATEVWDQAEQLAREQREFFTELEKMMGPLIFNTSSMTELVRYTRQGLHWLRLDAKLIP from the exons ATGGCCTCGTATGTAGG CAACATGAACCGTGAAGACCGGAATGTTCTCcgaatgaaagaaagagaaaggagaaatCAAGAGATCCAGCAGGGAGGAGAGGCCTTTCCAGCTAGCTCCCCTCTTTTTCCTGAACCTATTAAAGTT TCCAGCAAAGAAGACAAGCTATCCAGTCGAATCCAGAGCATGCTGGGCAATTACGACGAGATGAAGGAGACTATCAGTGAGCCACCTATTTCCAAACTTATGATCAAAGGTTCAGGTTCTTCGTCCTCAGAGGAGAAACCTGGCCAGTCCTTGTACCCTGAACAACGTggaggaagcagcagcagcagtagtgGTCAGGCCGGCGGCAGCAACAGCAAATGGACTCCTGTTGGCCCAGCGCCCAGCACCTCCTCTTCAACTTCCTCATCTTCGCAGTCCCAGAAGCGCTCAGGCCTGCAAGGAGGTCCTGGAGGGAGccagaggggtggagccagcagcagcagtgggagcagcagcagtagtagcagtagtagcagcagcagcagtagcagctgcagcagccaaAGACACGAACGAGaatacaacagcagcagcagcaacaagaAGTCCAGCAAGCACAGCTCGGAGCACTCAAAGTCCCACACATCTAGCCCAGCCAAAGGCTCCATGGGCCCAGGTCACTCTAGGTCTATGGGCTCAGAGACTCAAGGCAAAGAGCGCTACCGACCCAAATCGCCCCGCGAGAGGGAGCCCAGCTGGGACTCTCCTTCTCGAGTTCACACGTCCTCCTTCCCCAGCGGCCAGCACTCCAGCCAGACCTTTCCTCCGTCGCTCATGAGCAAGCCGGGCTCCATGCTTCAGAAACCCACTGCCTACGTCAGGCCTATGGACGGGCAAGAGACTGTTGAGCCCAAAGCCTCCATAGACGTGTACACCGGCCAGTCGCATAGCAGCAGTATGGGGGAAATGAAGTCCAATGGCAAAGCCTCACTCACCAAGCTCAAAATCCCTACACAGCCTGTAGAGCATCATCCTGGACATACT GGATCCATGTCTGGAGATGCAAGCTGTGTTGATGAGATTTTAAAG GAAATGACTCAGTCGTGGCCCCCCCCACTGACTGCCATTCACACTCCCTGCAAAACGGAGCCTTCGAAGTTTCCGTTCCCCACGAAG GACACACAACACTCAAGTTTTAACAGTGGAGGACATGGGA AAAGAGGCATTACAGGAAAAAGCTCCTCCAGTACTCCTGCACCCAAAGATGGAGAAAATAC CAGGCTGGAGGACGATTTGAAACTCAGTAGCAGTGAAGACAGTGATGCTGAGCAGGACCCAGCCAAGCCTGCCTCGCGGAGTGCCCCTCAGAG TCAGGTGCCGGAGGTGGTGGATAACTCTCGTGAAGACTCCAGTAGCCATACGGGTTCAGAGAGCAGCTCTGCATCAGACAGTGAGAGTGAGAGTAGCTCTACAGACAGCGAGACCAATGAGCAGCCTCGACCTGCCTCGCCTGAG CCAGAGCAGCCTACCGCAAATAAGTGGCAGCTGGACAACTGGTTCAAAGTCAGCAGAGTCCCCAAGTTTTCTCCAGCCTCTCCTGTAGATGGCAACAATGTGCCCACCAAGAACAGAAAAGAGGGCAGAGAAACAGGTTCAGGTCGTGTCTACAGTGGTCAGAGTGGGTCAAAAGACACAGGCACCCCTACACCAGGCAGAGACCTTCGGGCAGCCCAGAAGGGCTCAGAGGGCAGTAGAGGACGACAGAAGTCTCCAGCCCAGAGCGAGGGGAATGCAGGGCAGCGTAGGACTGTAGGTAAAAAACAGCCTAAAAAGTCAGAGAAGCCTCCAGTTGTGGAAGAACCCAAGGGGGGGCTGAAAGTGGAGAGCGAGACCCCTCAGGACATTCCCACACCACGAAACAAAGCCCCCATCAAAGGCCCCCGGAAGCTGAATCCTCGGAAGGAGCCCAAGTCCTCCCCCAGACAGGCCCCTGACAAGCGCAAGACCAAGGCACCCACCAAAACCTCCCGTGAGAAGTCCCGCGAGTTTGTGGACTCTTCCTCCTCTGACTCAGAAGGCAATGAGAGTGTCCCGTCCTCGTCACAGACACCCAAGTATGCAGAGGGCATCGGGACTCCACTGTTGACCCCACCGGGAGAGGAGCTCCTATCACCAATTAGCGAGCTGGAGGATCGGTATCCCACCAGGCTCCTGGTGACTATAGACCTGACCTTGCTGTCACGGGTGCCTGGGCGTCTTTATGAAGATCTGGAGCAGGTGAAAACTGAGCGGGATGGCACTGCCGACCGAGACGGGAAAGAACTCCAAAAGCAGACCATTGAGAGGGTGTCCACCAAAGCAAAGAGGAAGCACAAG AATGATGATGAGGGTCTGAAGCCTGAGAACAAGAAATCAAGACTGGAAGAGAAGCCTTCATCTCATCACAAGTCCAGCAACAAAGA CTCGAAGAGAGTTTTGGAGAAGGACAAGGAATCCATCCCTTCCCCCTCTTTGCCTGCACTTCAGCGGACGCCCAAGGCTGAGCACCCAAGCCGCAAACGCACAGCCAGCCAGTCGTCAACTTCCCTGTCCAGCGGAGCCAGTAGTGGCAAAGAGGGTGGGCACAGCACCAAGAATGGCTCTGCTTCCAAGCACAGGAAGAGTGAAGACAAACAGAGCAGGAGCACCAGGGAGGGGAAG GATAAAGCTTCAAAGCTGAGCGATAACCAACTGGCAGTACAGCCGCTGACATCTGATGGGCCAAAGTCCGCACGATCCAGGCTCATCTTTGAGGATCG GGTCCATTCTGCTGATCACTACTTGCAGGAAGCCAAGAAGCTGAAACATAATGCTGATGCACTG ATGGACCGGTTTGAGAAGGCAGTTTACTACCTCGATGCTGTGGTATCTTTTATTGAGTGTGGAAATGCTTTGGAGAAGAGTGCACAAGAGGCCAAGTCCCCTTTCCCTATGTATGCTGAGACTGTTGAGCTCATCAA GTACACTATGAAATTAAAGAGCTACATGGCGCCAGATGCTACATCTGCCGACAAAAGGCTAGCTGTTCTCTG TTTGAGGTGCCAGTCACTTCTATACCTGCGACTATTCAAACTGAGGAAAGAAAGCGCACTGAAGTACTCCAAAACACTCACGGAACACTTGAAG AATTCTCTAAGTAATACGCAGGCCCCCTCTCCTGGAATGGGAAA CAAAGGCGCAGGCATGCCTTCTCCTGTGTCTCCTAAGCTGTCTCCGGGCAGCGCAGGCAGCTACTCCTCAAGCAGCTCCAACCCCAGCAGCTCGTCCTCAGTCACCATCCCACAGCGCATCCACCAGATGGCCGCCAGCTATGTTCAGGTCACCTCCAACTTCCTGTATGCCACAGAGGTGTGGGACCAGGCAGAGCAGTTGGCCAGGGAGCAAAGAG AGTTCTTTACGGAGCTGGAAAAGATGATGGGGCCACTGATCTTTAACACCAGCAGTATGACTGAGCTGGTGCGCTACACAAGGCAAGGCCTGCACTGGCTGCGGCTGGACGCCAAGCTCATCCCTTAA
- the aff4 gene encoding AF4/FMR2 family member 4 isoform X2 — protein MNREDRNVLRMKERERRNQEIQQGGEAFPASSPLFPEPIKVSSKEDKLSSRIQSMLGNYDEMKETISEPPISKLMIKGSGSSSSEEKPGQSLYPEQRGGSSSSSSGQAGGSNSKWTPVGPAPSTSSSTSSSSQSQKRSGLQGGPGGSQRGGASSSSGSSSSSSSSSSSSSSSCSSQRHEREYNSSSSNKKSSKHSSEHSKSHTSSPAKGSMGPGHSRSMGSETQGKERYRPKSPREREPSWDSPSRVHTSSFPSGQHSSQTFPPSLMSKPGSMLQKPTAYVRPMDGQETVEPKASIDVYTGQSHSSSMGEMKSNGKASLTKLKIPTQPVEHHPGHTGSMSGDASCVDEILKEMTQSWPPPLTAIHTPCKTEPSKFPFPTKDTQHSSFNSGGHGKRGITGKSSSSTPAPKDGENTRLEDDLKLSSSEDSDAEQDPAKPASRSAPQSQVPEVVDNSREDSSSHTGSESSSASDSESESSSTDSETNEQPRPASPEPEQPTANKWQLDNWFKVSRVPKFSPASPVDGNNVPTKNRKEGRETGSGRVYSGQSGSKDTGTPTPGRDLRAAQKGSEGSRGRQKSPAQSEGNAGQRRTVGKKQPKKSEKPPVVEEPKGGLKVESETPQDIPTPRNKAPIKGPRKLNPRKEPKSSPRQAPDKRKTKAPTKTSREKSREFVDSSSSDSEGNESVPSSSQTPKYAEGIGTPLLTPPGEELLSPISELEDRYPTRLLVTIDLTLLSRVPGRLYEDLEQVKTERDGTADRDGKELQKQTIERVSTKAKRKHKNDDEGLKPENKKSRLEEKPSSHHKSSNKDSKRVLEKDKESIPSPSLPALQRTPKAEHPSRKRTASQSSTSLSSGASSGKEGGHSTKNGSASKHRKSEDKQSRSTREGKDKASKLSDNQLAVQPLTSDGPKSARSRLIFEDRVHSADHYLQEAKKLKHNADALMDRFEKAVYYLDAVVSFIECGNALEKSAQEAKSPFPMYAETVELIKYTMKLKSYMAPDATSADKRLAVLCLRCQSLLYLRLFKLRKESALKYSKTLTEHLKNSLSNTQAPSPGMGNKGAGMPSPVSPKLSPGSAGSYSSSSSNPSSSSSVTIPQRIHQMAASYVQVTSNFLYATEVWDQAEQLAREQREFFTELEKMMGPLIFNTSSMTELVRYTRQGLHWLRLDAKLIP, from the exons ATGAACCGTGAAGACCGGAATGTTCTCcgaatgaaagaaagagaaaggagaaatCAAGAGATCCAGCAGGGAGGAGAGGCCTTTCCAGCTAGCTCCCCTCTTTTTCCTGAACCTATTAAAGTT TCCAGCAAAGAAGACAAGCTATCCAGTCGAATCCAGAGCATGCTGGGCAATTACGACGAGATGAAGGAGACTATCAGTGAGCCACCTATTTCCAAACTTATGATCAAAGGTTCAGGTTCTTCGTCCTCAGAGGAGAAACCTGGCCAGTCCTTGTACCCTGAACAACGTggaggaagcagcagcagcagtagtgGTCAGGCCGGCGGCAGCAACAGCAAATGGACTCCTGTTGGCCCAGCGCCCAGCACCTCCTCTTCAACTTCCTCATCTTCGCAGTCCCAGAAGCGCTCAGGCCTGCAAGGAGGTCCTGGAGGGAGccagaggggtggagccagcagcagcagtgggagcagcagcagtagtagcagtagtagcagcagcagcagtagcagctgcagcagccaaAGACACGAACGAGaatacaacagcagcagcagcaacaagaAGTCCAGCAAGCACAGCTCGGAGCACTCAAAGTCCCACACATCTAGCCCAGCCAAAGGCTCCATGGGCCCAGGTCACTCTAGGTCTATGGGCTCAGAGACTCAAGGCAAAGAGCGCTACCGACCCAAATCGCCCCGCGAGAGGGAGCCCAGCTGGGACTCTCCTTCTCGAGTTCACACGTCCTCCTTCCCCAGCGGCCAGCACTCCAGCCAGACCTTTCCTCCGTCGCTCATGAGCAAGCCGGGCTCCATGCTTCAGAAACCCACTGCCTACGTCAGGCCTATGGACGGGCAAGAGACTGTTGAGCCCAAAGCCTCCATAGACGTGTACACCGGCCAGTCGCATAGCAGCAGTATGGGGGAAATGAAGTCCAATGGCAAAGCCTCACTCACCAAGCTCAAAATCCCTACACAGCCTGTAGAGCATCATCCTGGACATACT GGATCCATGTCTGGAGATGCAAGCTGTGTTGATGAGATTTTAAAG GAAATGACTCAGTCGTGGCCCCCCCCACTGACTGCCATTCACACTCCCTGCAAAACGGAGCCTTCGAAGTTTCCGTTCCCCACGAAG GACACACAACACTCAAGTTTTAACAGTGGAGGACATGGGA AAAGAGGCATTACAGGAAAAAGCTCCTCCAGTACTCCTGCACCCAAAGATGGAGAAAATAC CAGGCTGGAGGACGATTTGAAACTCAGTAGCAGTGAAGACAGTGATGCTGAGCAGGACCCAGCCAAGCCTGCCTCGCGGAGTGCCCCTCAGAG TCAGGTGCCGGAGGTGGTGGATAACTCTCGTGAAGACTCCAGTAGCCATACGGGTTCAGAGAGCAGCTCTGCATCAGACAGTGAGAGTGAGAGTAGCTCTACAGACAGCGAGACCAATGAGCAGCCTCGACCTGCCTCGCCTGAG CCAGAGCAGCCTACCGCAAATAAGTGGCAGCTGGACAACTGGTTCAAAGTCAGCAGAGTCCCCAAGTTTTCTCCAGCCTCTCCTGTAGATGGCAACAATGTGCCCACCAAGAACAGAAAAGAGGGCAGAGAAACAGGTTCAGGTCGTGTCTACAGTGGTCAGAGTGGGTCAAAAGACACAGGCACCCCTACACCAGGCAGAGACCTTCGGGCAGCCCAGAAGGGCTCAGAGGGCAGTAGAGGACGACAGAAGTCTCCAGCCCAGAGCGAGGGGAATGCAGGGCAGCGTAGGACTGTAGGTAAAAAACAGCCTAAAAAGTCAGAGAAGCCTCCAGTTGTGGAAGAACCCAAGGGGGGGCTGAAAGTGGAGAGCGAGACCCCTCAGGACATTCCCACACCACGAAACAAAGCCCCCATCAAAGGCCCCCGGAAGCTGAATCCTCGGAAGGAGCCCAAGTCCTCCCCCAGACAGGCCCCTGACAAGCGCAAGACCAAGGCACCCACCAAAACCTCCCGTGAGAAGTCCCGCGAGTTTGTGGACTCTTCCTCCTCTGACTCAGAAGGCAATGAGAGTGTCCCGTCCTCGTCACAGACACCCAAGTATGCAGAGGGCATCGGGACTCCACTGTTGACCCCACCGGGAGAGGAGCTCCTATCACCAATTAGCGAGCTGGAGGATCGGTATCCCACCAGGCTCCTGGTGACTATAGACCTGACCTTGCTGTCACGGGTGCCTGGGCGTCTTTATGAAGATCTGGAGCAGGTGAAAACTGAGCGGGATGGCACTGCCGACCGAGACGGGAAAGAACTCCAAAAGCAGACCATTGAGAGGGTGTCCACCAAAGCAAAGAGGAAGCACAAG AATGATGATGAGGGTCTGAAGCCTGAGAACAAGAAATCAAGACTGGAAGAGAAGCCTTCATCTCATCACAAGTCCAGCAACAAAGA CTCGAAGAGAGTTTTGGAGAAGGACAAGGAATCCATCCCTTCCCCCTCTTTGCCTGCACTTCAGCGGACGCCCAAGGCTGAGCACCCAAGCCGCAAACGCACAGCCAGCCAGTCGTCAACTTCCCTGTCCAGCGGAGCCAGTAGTGGCAAAGAGGGTGGGCACAGCACCAAGAATGGCTCTGCTTCCAAGCACAGGAAGAGTGAAGACAAACAGAGCAGGAGCACCAGGGAGGGGAAG GATAAAGCTTCAAAGCTGAGCGATAACCAACTGGCAGTACAGCCGCTGACATCTGATGGGCCAAAGTCCGCACGATCCAGGCTCATCTTTGAGGATCG GGTCCATTCTGCTGATCACTACTTGCAGGAAGCCAAGAAGCTGAAACATAATGCTGATGCACTG ATGGACCGGTTTGAGAAGGCAGTTTACTACCTCGATGCTGTGGTATCTTTTATTGAGTGTGGAAATGCTTTGGAGAAGAGTGCACAAGAGGCCAAGTCCCCTTTCCCTATGTATGCTGAGACTGTTGAGCTCATCAA GTACACTATGAAATTAAAGAGCTACATGGCGCCAGATGCTACATCTGCCGACAAAAGGCTAGCTGTTCTCTG TTTGAGGTGCCAGTCACTTCTATACCTGCGACTATTCAAACTGAGGAAAGAAAGCGCACTGAAGTACTCCAAAACACTCACGGAACACTTGAAG AATTCTCTAAGTAATACGCAGGCCCCCTCTCCTGGAATGGGAAA CAAAGGCGCAGGCATGCCTTCTCCTGTGTCTCCTAAGCTGTCTCCGGGCAGCGCAGGCAGCTACTCCTCAAGCAGCTCCAACCCCAGCAGCTCGTCCTCAGTCACCATCCCACAGCGCATCCACCAGATGGCCGCCAGCTATGTTCAGGTCACCTCCAACTTCCTGTATGCCACAGAGGTGTGGGACCAGGCAGAGCAGTTGGCCAGGGAGCAAAGAG AGTTCTTTACGGAGCTGGAAAAGATGATGGGGCCACTGATCTTTAACACCAGCAGTATGACTGAGCTGGTGCGCTACACAAGGCAAGGCCTGCACTGGCTGCGGCTGGACGCCAAGCTCATCCCTTAA
- the aff4 gene encoding AF4/FMR2 family member 4 isoform X3: MLGNYDEMKETISEPPISKLMIKGSGSSSSEEKPGQSLYPEQRGGSSSSSSGQAGGSNSKWTPVGPAPSTSSSTSSSSQSQKRSGLQGGPGGSQRGGASSSSGSSSSSSSSSSSSSSSCSSQRHEREYNSSSSNKKSSKHSSEHSKSHTSSPAKGSMGPGHSRSMGSETQGKERYRPKSPREREPSWDSPSRVHTSSFPSGQHSSQTFPPSLMSKPGSMLQKPTAYVRPMDGQETVEPKASIDVYTGQSHSSSMGEMKSNGKASLTKLKIPTQPVEHHPGHTGSMSGDASCVDEILKEMTQSWPPPLTAIHTPCKTEPSKFPFPTKDTQHSSFNSGGHGKRGITGKSSSSTPAPKDGENTRLEDDLKLSSSEDSDAEQDPAKPASRSAPQSQVPEVVDNSREDSSSHTGSESSSASDSESESSSTDSETNEQPRPASPEPEQPTANKWQLDNWFKVSRVPKFSPASPVDGNNVPTKNRKEGRETGSGRVYSGQSGSKDTGTPTPGRDLRAAQKGSEGSRGRQKSPAQSEGNAGQRRTVGKKQPKKSEKPPVVEEPKGGLKVESETPQDIPTPRNKAPIKGPRKLNPRKEPKSSPRQAPDKRKTKAPTKTSREKSREFVDSSSSDSEGNESVPSSSQTPKYAEGIGTPLLTPPGEELLSPISELEDRYPTRLLVTIDLTLLSRVPGRLYEDLEQVKTERDGTADRDGKELQKQTIERVSTKAKRKHKNDDEGLKPENKKSRLEEKPSSHHKSSNKDSKRVLEKDKESIPSPSLPALQRTPKAEHPSRKRTASQSSTSLSSGASSGKEGGHSTKNGSASKHRKSEDKQSRSTREGKDKASKLSDNQLAVQPLTSDGPKSARSRLIFEDRVHSADHYLQEAKKLKHNADALMDRFEKAVYYLDAVVSFIECGNALEKSAQEAKSPFPMYAETVELIKYTMKLKSYMAPDATSADKRLAVLCLRCQSLLYLRLFKLRKESALKYSKTLTEHLKNSLSNTQAPSPGMGNKGAGMPSPVSPKLSPGSAGSYSSSSSNPSSSSSVTIPQRIHQMAASYVQVTSNFLYATEVWDQAEQLAREQREFFTELEKMMGPLIFNTSSMTELVRYTRQGLHWLRLDAKLIP; the protein is encoded by the exons ATGCTGGGCAATTACGACGAGATGAAGGAGACTATCAGTGAGCCACCTATTTCCAAACTTATGATCAAAGGTTCAGGTTCTTCGTCCTCAGAGGAGAAACCTGGCCAGTCCTTGTACCCTGAACAACGTggaggaagcagcagcagcagtagtgGTCAGGCCGGCGGCAGCAACAGCAAATGGACTCCTGTTGGCCCAGCGCCCAGCACCTCCTCTTCAACTTCCTCATCTTCGCAGTCCCAGAAGCGCTCAGGCCTGCAAGGAGGTCCTGGAGGGAGccagaggggtggagccagcagcagcagtgggagcagcagcagtagtagcagtagtagcagcagcagcagtagcagctgcagcagccaaAGACACGAACGAGaatacaacagcagcagcagcaacaagaAGTCCAGCAAGCACAGCTCGGAGCACTCAAAGTCCCACACATCTAGCCCAGCCAAAGGCTCCATGGGCCCAGGTCACTCTAGGTCTATGGGCTCAGAGACTCAAGGCAAAGAGCGCTACCGACCCAAATCGCCCCGCGAGAGGGAGCCCAGCTGGGACTCTCCTTCTCGAGTTCACACGTCCTCCTTCCCCAGCGGCCAGCACTCCAGCCAGACCTTTCCTCCGTCGCTCATGAGCAAGCCGGGCTCCATGCTTCAGAAACCCACTGCCTACGTCAGGCCTATGGACGGGCAAGAGACTGTTGAGCCCAAAGCCTCCATAGACGTGTACACCGGCCAGTCGCATAGCAGCAGTATGGGGGAAATGAAGTCCAATGGCAAAGCCTCACTCACCAAGCTCAAAATCCCTACACAGCCTGTAGAGCATCATCCTGGACATACT GGATCCATGTCTGGAGATGCAAGCTGTGTTGATGAGATTTTAAAG GAAATGACTCAGTCGTGGCCCCCCCCACTGACTGCCATTCACACTCCCTGCAAAACGGAGCCTTCGAAGTTTCCGTTCCCCACGAAG GACACACAACACTCAAGTTTTAACAGTGGAGGACATGGGA AAAGAGGCATTACAGGAAAAAGCTCCTCCAGTACTCCTGCACCCAAAGATGGAGAAAATAC CAGGCTGGAGGACGATTTGAAACTCAGTAGCAGTGAAGACAGTGATGCTGAGCAGGACCCAGCCAAGCCTGCCTCGCGGAGTGCCCCTCAGAG TCAGGTGCCGGAGGTGGTGGATAACTCTCGTGAAGACTCCAGTAGCCATACGGGTTCAGAGAGCAGCTCTGCATCAGACAGTGAGAGTGAGAGTAGCTCTACAGACAGCGAGACCAATGAGCAGCCTCGACCTGCCTCGCCTGAG CCAGAGCAGCCTACCGCAAATAAGTGGCAGCTGGACAACTGGTTCAAAGTCAGCAGAGTCCCCAAGTTTTCTCCAGCCTCTCCTGTAGATGGCAACAATGTGCCCACCAAGAACAGAAAAGAGGGCAGAGAAACAGGTTCAGGTCGTGTCTACAGTGGTCAGAGTGGGTCAAAAGACACAGGCACCCCTACACCAGGCAGAGACCTTCGGGCAGCCCAGAAGGGCTCAGAGGGCAGTAGAGGACGACAGAAGTCTCCAGCCCAGAGCGAGGGGAATGCAGGGCAGCGTAGGACTGTAGGTAAAAAACAGCCTAAAAAGTCAGAGAAGCCTCCAGTTGTGGAAGAACCCAAGGGGGGGCTGAAAGTGGAGAGCGAGACCCCTCAGGACATTCCCACACCACGAAACAAAGCCCCCATCAAAGGCCCCCGGAAGCTGAATCCTCGGAAGGAGCCCAAGTCCTCCCCCAGACAGGCCCCTGACAAGCGCAAGACCAAGGCACCCACCAAAACCTCCCGTGAGAAGTCCCGCGAGTTTGTGGACTCTTCCTCCTCTGACTCAGAAGGCAATGAGAGTGTCCCGTCCTCGTCACAGACACCCAAGTATGCAGAGGGCATCGGGACTCCACTGTTGACCCCACCGGGAGAGGAGCTCCTATCACCAATTAGCGAGCTGGAGGATCGGTATCCCACCAGGCTCCTGGTGACTATAGACCTGACCTTGCTGTCACGGGTGCCTGGGCGTCTTTATGAAGATCTGGAGCAGGTGAAAACTGAGCGGGATGGCACTGCCGACCGAGACGGGAAAGAACTCCAAAAGCAGACCATTGAGAGGGTGTCCACCAAAGCAAAGAGGAAGCACAAG AATGATGATGAGGGTCTGAAGCCTGAGAACAAGAAATCAAGACTGGAAGAGAAGCCTTCATCTCATCACAAGTCCAGCAACAAAGA CTCGAAGAGAGTTTTGGAGAAGGACAAGGAATCCATCCCTTCCCCCTCTTTGCCTGCACTTCAGCGGACGCCCAAGGCTGAGCACCCAAGCCGCAAACGCACAGCCAGCCAGTCGTCAACTTCCCTGTCCAGCGGAGCCAGTAGTGGCAAAGAGGGTGGGCACAGCACCAAGAATGGCTCTGCTTCCAAGCACAGGAAGAGTGAAGACAAACAGAGCAGGAGCACCAGGGAGGGGAAG GATAAAGCTTCAAAGCTGAGCGATAACCAACTGGCAGTACAGCCGCTGACATCTGATGGGCCAAAGTCCGCACGATCCAGGCTCATCTTTGAGGATCG GGTCCATTCTGCTGATCACTACTTGCAGGAAGCCAAGAAGCTGAAACATAATGCTGATGCACTG ATGGACCGGTTTGAGAAGGCAGTTTACTACCTCGATGCTGTGGTATCTTTTATTGAGTGTGGAAATGCTTTGGAGAAGAGTGCACAAGAGGCCAAGTCCCCTTTCCCTATGTATGCTGAGACTGTTGAGCTCATCAA GTACACTATGAAATTAAAGAGCTACATGGCGCCAGATGCTACATCTGCCGACAAAAGGCTAGCTGTTCTCTG TTTGAGGTGCCAGTCACTTCTATACCTGCGACTATTCAAACTGAGGAAAGAAAGCGCACTGAAGTACTCCAAAACACTCACGGAACACTTGAAG AATTCTCTAAGTAATACGCAGGCCCCCTCTCCTGGAATGGGAAA CAAAGGCGCAGGCATGCCTTCTCCTGTGTCTCCTAAGCTGTCTCCGGGCAGCGCAGGCAGCTACTCCTCAAGCAGCTCCAACCCCAGCAGCTCGTCCTCAGTCACCATCCCACAGCGCATCCACCAGATGGCCGCCAGCTATGTTCAGGTCACCTCCAACTTCCTGTATGCCACAGAGGTGTGGGACCAGGCAGAGCAGTTGGCCAGGGAGCAAAGAG AGTTCTTTACGGAGCTGGAAAAGATGATGGGGCCACTGATCTTTAACACCAGCAGTATGACTGAGCTGGTGCGCTACACAAGGCAAGGCCTGCACTGGCTGCGGCTGGACGCCAAGCTCATCCCTTAA